A stretch of the Malus domestica chromosome 08, GDT2T_hap1 genome encodes the following:
- the LOC103441512 gene encoding small ribosomal subunit protein uS17 — translation MAEQTEKAFLKQPKVFLSSKKTGKGKRPGKGGNRFWKSVGLGFKTPRDAIEGTYIDKKCPFTGNVSIRGRILSGTCHSAKMSRTIIVRRNYLHYIKKYQRYEKRHSNIPAHVSPCFRVKEGDYVIIGQCRPLSKTVRFNVLKVTPAGSSGTGKKAFTGI, via the exons ATGGCGGAACAG ACCGAGAAGGCTTTCTTGAAGCAGCCTAAGGTTTTCCTCAG CTCAAAGAAGACAGGGAAGGGAAAGAGGCCTGGAAAGGGAGGCAATCGCTTCTGGAAGAGTGTTGGGTTGGGATTCAAGACCCCCCGAGATGCTATCGAAG GAACATACATTGACAAGAAGTGCCCATTCACTGGCAACGTCTCAATCAGGGGTCGTATTCTCTCTGGTACTTGCCACAGTGCCAAGATGTCAAGGACTATTATCGTTCGTCGTAACTACCTGCATTATATTAAAAAGTACCAGAG ATACGAGAAAAGGCATTCTAACATCCCAGCTCACGTTTCACCTTGCTTCCGTGTGAAAGAGGGAGATTATGTCATCATTGGGCAGTGCAG GCCTTTGTCAAAGACAGTGAGGTTTAATGTGTTGAAGGTGACTCCAGCCGGTTCATCTGGAACTGGGAAGAAGGCATTCACTGGAATATGA